One window of the Candidatus Nanopelagicales bacterium genome contains the following:
- the gatC gene encoding Asp-tRNA(Asn)/Glu-tRNA(Gln) amidotransferase subunit GatC has translation MTEETSLTAEQVAHLARLARLQLSEDEVVLYAGQLDQILHSVQQVSTVAADDVVPMSHPQSLVNVWRVDEVAVTLSKDQALSGAPAVEDERFRVPRILDGE, from the coding sequence ATGACTGAAGAGACTTCCCTGACAGCTGAGCAGGTGGCGCACTTGGCCAGATTGGCCCGATTGCAGCTCTCGGAGGACGAGGTGGTTCTCTACGCAGGTCAACTCGATCAGATCCTGCACTCGGTGCAGCAGGTATCCACAGTCGCTGCCGATGACGTCGTGCCGATGTCGCACCCCCAGTCACTGGTCAACGTGTGGCGGGTGGATGAGGTCGCCGTCACCCTGAGCAAAGATCAGGCCCTGTCCGGTGCGCCCGCAGTCGAAGACGAGCGATTCCGTGTGCCCCGCATCCTGGACGGTGAGTGA